A section of the Osmia lignaria lignaria isolate PbOS001 chromosome 16, iyOsmLign1, whole genome shotgun sequence genome encodes:
- the Hip1 gene encoding huntingtin interacting protein 1, whose product MSVVPLTDKQLYQLSVSIGKAVNPTETPVKEKHVRSAIIGTYQEKSGMIFWMYMLKQPIQENQIVAWKFCHVLHKVLREGHPKVIPDSQRYRGKLEDIGKLWQHLREGYGQLIQLYIRLLITKLDFHNRNPRIPGNLQVTPEELESIGENDINVYFQMSVEMFDYMDDILNLQRAVTTSLKNTPSNSMTVSGQCRLAPLIPCVLDASQLYDYCVKILFKLHSTLPADTLAGHRDRFSKQFQELKKFYNTVKQRQYFKHLITIPALPENPPNFLIQSELRTYVTPIVVLPPEESFADSETVVDSLIDTSDTSSLPGDQLDSTRNGSISPDAIAERESLIDHLQQENNRQRQELHRVLTDHQQIVGELHSRVAQLESDLLVKCHEMEQEKQVNQDSVKQKAEMMVKVHESDEKYKILEEKFHKLKDVYAKLREEHISLIRKKAEVDKQLGILKMSQEQSERRTVEAERRLEELLQGQALTQQEAKKAVEAQQDLDDVKQQLNGVKTENLALIAKNDFITSEKTALEGDLHDLLAQKEELDLKIEKLEVETERCRNEMNTHADTVLHELLLNCICEAEHIMQYSLHAIDNPAMSDLTCTPQYLERLEEPTSKSLDALDVAYTGFVCDTTKGKALITSAIQVAYTLGLYIIHAKSTSNTSIDIALGDKLTDECKQLGTQTLTMFNHVKEKSPTTVGQINEVKQHFKKICELAATLSNAQGNVEVIGSLVEQELLGMDKAIEEAANRIRDMLEKSRAADSGLKLEVNEKILDSCTELMKCIRTLVKKSRLLQAEIVEQGKGTASATEFYKRNHQWSEGLISAAKAVAMGANLLLEAADKVVAGNGKFEQLVVASQGIAATTAQLVVASRVKANRNSNNLAALSEASRDVTQATGSVVATAKNCSQLVEENDDLDVSGLTLHQAKRLEMEAKVRVLELEQALETERLRLAALRRYHYQLEGERE is encoded by the exons ATGAGTGTCGTTCCACTCACCGATAAACAACTTTATCAGCTG agTGTCAGTATCGGGAAAGCTGTAAACCCTACAGAGACTCCTGTGAAAGAGAAACATGTGCGAA GTGCGATTATAGGAACATATCAAGAGAAAAGTGGGATGATCTTTTGGATGTACATGTTGAAGCAACCAATTCAAGAAAATCAAATAGTAGCATGGAAATTTTGTCACGTTCTGCACAAAGTTCTGCGCGAGGGTCATCCGAAAGTAATTCCAGACTCTCAGCGTTATAGGGGTAAATTGGAGGATATTGGAAAATTATGGCAACACCTCCGAGAGGGTTACGGTCAACTGATCCAATTGTACATAAGGCTATTAATCACCAAATTAGATTTTCATAATCGAAATCCGCGTATACCGGGAAATCTTCAAGTAACTCCGGAGGAACTGGAATCCATCGGAGAGAATGATATTAACGTTTA tttCCAAATGTCGGTCGAGATGTTCGATTACATGGACGATATTTTGAATTTGCAACGTGCAG TTACCACTTCTTTGAAGAACACACCTTCGAACTCTATGACTGTCAGCGGACAGTGTCGACTGGCTCCGTTAATCCCGTGCGTCCTAGATGCATCACAGCTCTATGATTATTGTgtaaaaattttgttcaaaCTTCATAGTACTCTGCCCGCGGACACTTTAGCCGGTCACCGTGACAGATTTTCCAAACAGTTTCAAGAACTGAAGAAGTTCTATAATACTGTTAAACAGAGACAGTATTTTAAGCATCTTATAACAATACCTGCGTTACCTGAG AATCCACCAAATTTTTTGATACAATCTGAATTAAGAACTTATGTTACACCTATAGTAGTATTACCACCAGAAGAATCCTTCGCTGATTCTGAAACGGTTGTTGATAGTCTGATAGACACTTCTGACACAAGTTCATTGCCAGGGGATCAACTAGATTCCACGCGAAACGGATCGATTTCACCCGACGCAATCGCGGAAAG GGAAAGTCTTATTGATCATTTGCAACAAGAGAACAATCGTCAGAGGCAAGAATTGCACCGTGTACTGACTGATCATCAGCAAATTGTAGGAGAGCTGCATAGTCGTGTCGCGCAGCTTGAATCAGATTTACTTGTTAAA tGCCATGAGATGGAACAGGAGAAACAAGTCAATCAGGATTCAGTTAAGCAGAAAGCGGAAATGATGGTGAAGGTTCATGAAAGTGATG aaaagtATAAGATCTTGGAGGAAAAGTTTCACAAATTGAAGGATGTCTATGCAAAATTAAGAGAAGAACATATCAGTTTAATTAGAAAG AAAGCGGAAGTTGACAAGCAGcttggaattttaaaaatgtcTCAAGAACAATCTGAACGTCGAACAGTGGAAGCGGAACGTCGTCTCGAAGAATTATTACAAGGCCAAGCTTTAACACAACAGGAAGCGAAAAAGGCCGTCGAAGCGCAGCAAGATTTGGACGATGTTAAGCAACAACTCAATGGCGTGAAAACAGAAAACTTA gCGTTGATTGccaaaaatgattttataacaTCTGAGAAAACAGCCCTGGAAGGAGATTTACATGATTTATTAGCGCAGAAGGAAGAGTTAGATTTAAAAATAGAGAAATTAGAGGTTGAAACTGAGCGATGTCGTAATGAAATGAACACTCATGCTGACACTGTGCTGCATGAATTGTTGC TTAATTGTATATGTGAAGCGGAACATATAATGCAGTATTCGCTGCATGCCATTGATAATCCAGCAATGTCGGATCTGACTTGTACACCTCAGTACCTTGAAAGATTAGAAGAACCGACATCGAAATCACTGGATGCTTTGGATGTAGCGTATACTGGTTTCGTATGTGACACAACGAAAGGGAAGGCGCTCATAACAAGTGCAATACAGGTCGCTTACACTTTGGGACTTTATATAATCCACGCGAAATCTACGTCGAATACGTCTATTGATATCGCGTTGGGCGATA AATTGACTGATGAGTGTAAACAGTTAGGGACACAAACGTTAACAATGTTTAACCATGTGAAAGAAAAGTCACCCACAACCGTGGGTCAAATCAACGAAGTAAAAcaacattttaaaaaaatatgcgAACTTGCCGCCACATTGTCGAATGCCCAAGGTAATGTAGAAGTTATAGGGAGTTTAGTGGAACAAGAATTGTTAGGTATGGataaagcgatagaggaagctGCTAATAGAATACGG GACATGTTAGAGAAATCCCGTGCGGCGGATTCAGGATTGAAATTAGAAGTAAACGAGAAAATTTTAGACTCCTGTACAGAATTAATGAAATGTATAAGAACGTTAGTTAAAAAGTCACGATTACTACAGGCAGAAATCGTTGAACAAGGAAAG GGTACAGCCTCTGCAACTGAATTCTATAAACGTAATCATCAATGGTCTGAAGGGCTGATATCAGCAGCGAAAGCGGTAGCAATGGGTGCTAATCTTTTATT GGAAGCTGCTGATAAAGTTGTTGCCGGAAATGGCAAATTTGAACAATTAGTAGTAGCGTCACAAGGAATTGCAGCGACCACAGCCCAGCTAGTAGTCGCGAGCAGAGTAAAAGCAAATAGAAATAGCAATAATTTAGCTGCACTTTCTGAAGCATCGAGGGATGTTACGCAAGCAACAGGAAGCGTTGTTGCAACTGCTAAAAATTGTAGTCAACTTGTTGAAGAAAATG atGACTTAGATGTTTCTGGCTTGACCCTACATCAGGCTAAACGACTAGAAATGGAGGCCAAAGTTCGCGTATTAGAACTAGAACAGGCTTTGGAGACTGAAAGATTACGCTTAGCTGCTTTACGTCGCTATCATTACCAACTAGAAGGCGAGAGAGAATGA
- the DCTN6-p27 gene encoding dynactin subunit 6, with product MSSSVSRRTNLKISAGALVCEESILKGDITIGPKTVIHPRASIIAEAGPIIIGEGNIIEEMATITNRLPADAPELTTVRVQIIGNYNVFETDCTCEAFKVGDNNILESKAHVAREVELTNGCVIGASCSLTESETIPENTIVYGSQCQRREMYDKPFPQIGQLEFLLKILPNYHHLRKPNVKATKSEGGS from the exons ATGAGCTCATCAGTCAGTCGTCGTACAAA TCTAAAGATATCAGCAGGAGCCTTAGTATGCGAGGAAAGTATTTTAAAGGGAGACATCACTATTGGGCCAAAAACTGTGATACACCCAAGAGCAAGTATCATTGCAGAAGCTGGTCCAATTATCATCGGCGAAGGGAATATTATTGAGGAAATGGCAACTATAACAAATAG ATTACCAGCAGATGCTCCAGAATTAACAACAGTTCGAGTGCAAATAATAGGTAATTATAATGTATTTGAAACAGATTGTACCTGTGAGGCATTTAAAGTTGGAGACAACAATATTCTGGAAAGCAAAG CACATGTTGCTCGTGAAGTTGAGCTAACAAATGGTTGTGTTATTGGAGCATCATGCTCGTTAACAGAATCAGAAACAATTCCCGAAAATACCATAGTTTATGGTAGCCAATGTCAACGCAGGGAGATGTATGATAAACCATTT CCTCAAATAGGTCAgttggaatttttattaaaaatcctaCCAAATTATCACCATCTTCGTAAGCCTAATGTAAAAGCAACTAAAAGTGAAGGGGgctcataa
- the unpg gene encoding homeobox protein unplugged, with the protein MDSNIEETELDVGSASDELESSIAESKLIRRPTPKPFTIESLIGNCGAQKGNCDPTTQGERTNENEEDSDRDREYLYQRHYLATAAASALSPGFGMPLGLYGAWLPMRMYGSGGTSGVPMLPAHTSASYPSHQDLYQSRLSQHLGAGTNHLQGAAYPVACQRSSNHRGSTSFTDSEDDGSIDSPASPAHDLSKSRQGSENGRASADSEDEGGGLSTTGEGHDPTDTMSSNASSNVSPGGSLENGQNTSSTGSSNNKARRRRTAFTSEQLLELEREFHAKKYLSLTERSHIAHALKLSEVQVKIWFQNRRAKWKRVKAGLSGGGVGTGATNMATAGASSRHNGASGQHSGNGTRIVVPIPVHVSRLAVRSHHHHLEKCARPPRVRPTSESPSSSASSSVLGDALGLVNSSINLSGQVQSPLNSGVGIGVGVGLRAFTVPSHRGGLSSSGR; encoded by the exons ATGGATTCTAATATAGAAGAAACAGAGCTTGACGTTGGATCAGCGAGCGACGAACTCGAATCATCGATAGCAGAATCGAAGTTAATACGTCGACCGACACCAAAACCGTTTACCATTGAAAGTTTGATAGGAAATTGCGGTGCGCAAAAAGGAAACTGTGATCCAACAACTCAAGGAGAGAGGacgaatgaaaatgaagaagattCTGATAGAGATAGGGAGTATCTTTATCAAAGACACTATCTGGCGACTGCGGCGGCCAGCGCACTATCCCCTG GTTTTGGTATGCCACTCGGTTTATACGGTGCATGGTTACCGATGCGGATGTACGGTAGCGGTGGGACTTCCGGTGTTCCGATGTTACCAGCGCATACCTCCGCCAGTTATCCGTCGCACCAGGATCTCTACCAAAGTCGATTATCGCAGCATCTGGGCGCGGGGACAAATCATCTTCAGGGTGCAGCTTATCCGGTCGCTTGTCAGCGTTCATCAAACCATCGTGGTTCAACCAGCTTCACAGACAGTGAAGACGATGGTAGTATTGATTCGCCAGCATCACCTGCTCACGATCTTTCGAAATCTAGACAAG GTTCCGAGAACGGTCGCGCTTCGGCGGACAGCGAAGACGAGGGTGGAGGGTTGAGCACCACCGGGGAGGGTCACGACCCAACCGATACCATGTCCAGCAACGCGTCCAGCAACGTGAGTCCCGGAGGATCTTTAGAAAATGGTCAAAACACTTCATCAACCGGGTCCAGCAATAACAAAGCCAGACGCAGAAGGACAGCCTTCACTTCGGAGCAATTATTGGAACTCGAAAGAGAATTCCACGCGAAAAAGTACCTCAGTTTAACCGAGAGATCGCACATCGCTCATGCGTTGAAATTATCAGAAGTGCAGGTGAAAATCTGGTTCCAAAATCGAAGAGCGAAATGGAAGAGGGTGAAGGCTGGATTGAGCGGAGGGGGTGTTGGTACCGGAGCGACCAACATGGCGACGGCTGGTGCTTCCAGCAGACACAACGGAGCCTCTGGTCAACATTCCGGAAATGGTACCAGAATCGTGGTACCCATTCCAGTGCACGTCAGTCGACTGGCGGTCAGatctcatcatcatcatctggAAAAGTGTGCCAGGCCACCAAGAGTCAGACCAACCAGCGAGAGTCCATCATCCAGTGCGTCATCGTCCGTTCTTGGAGACGCACTAGGCTTAGTTAATTCGTCCATCAATCTGAGTGGACAGGTGCAAAGTCCTCTGAACAGCGGGGTCGGTATAGGTGTAGGAGTCGGGTTGAGAGCGTTCACTGTGCCCTCTCATCGAGGTGGACTCAGCTCTTCCGGCAGGTAG
- the LOC117600960 gene encoding protein phosphatase methylesterase 1 isoform X2, which produces MSSLQKSVLKSKLPPSGVNYGVSTRVSKSKGFQRKRDYDPVQWCPYFDESEDVKIGNNTFHVYTKGTEGPTLVLLHGGGYSALTWAEFTKSIMTMVVCKVMAIDLRGHGDTYTTNEEDLSGDTLAEDVAAVIQATLENTPVILVGHSMGGAVAVRAAPLITNLSGLGVIDVVEGTAMDALASMQSFLRSRPSSFSSISQAIEWCVRSGQIRNVQSAKVSVPGQIKNIETNKLATHDIDSLSQSSYECDCEPTIPREDIIQEEEPVNMPPPLPPTTATATRKYVWRIDLSKTEQYWFGWFKGLSTAFLNVPVPKVLLLAGVDRLDRELTVGQMQGKFQMQVLPACGHAVHEDVPDKVAEAIATFMVRHKFAEPASDFPRTLVLTGSHSLR; this is translated from the exons ATGTCTTCCCTCCAAAAGTCggttttaaaatcaaaattaccaCCATCAGGTGTAAACTATGGAGTCAGCACTAG GGTTAGTAAATCCAAAGGCTTTCAACGTAAAAGAGATTACGATCCAGTCCAATGGTGTCCATACTTTGATGAATCCGAAGATGTGAAAATAGGGAATAATACATTTCATGTTTATACTAAGGGAACTGAAGGACCTACATTAGTATTACTACATGGAGGTGGATACAGTGCATTAACATGGGCAGAATTTACT AAATCAATCATGACTATGGTAGTCTGTAAAGTTATGGCAATTGATCTTAGAGGCCATGGAGATACATATACAACAAATGAAGAAGATTTGTCTGGAGATACTTTAGCAGA GGATGTTGCAGCAGTTATACAAGCAACATTAGAGAACACTCCTGTAATTCTAGTGGGTCATAGTATGGGTGGTGCAGTAGCTGTTAGGGCTGCACCTTTAATTACCAATCTCTCTGGATTAGGTGTTATTGATGTGGTTGAAGGAACAGCAATGGATGCATTAGCATCTATGCAAAGTTTTCTCAGATCTCGTCCATCCAGTTTTAGTTCTATTTCACAGGCAATTGAGTGGTG CGTGCGAAGTGGCCAGATCCGCAACGTACAATCAGCTAAGGTGTCAGTTCCTGGACAAATCAAAAA CATCGAAACCAACAAATTAGCTACTCATGACATTGATTCTCTGTCGCAATCATCGTACGAATGTGATTGCGAGCCTACGATTCCGCGTGAAGATATCATTCAAGAAGAAGAACCTGTTAATATGCCACCACCGCTTCCACCTACCACTGCAACTGCTACTAGAAAGTATGTTTGGAGGATAGATCTGTCTAAAACTGAACAGTATTGGTTTGGGTGGTTTAAGGGTTTATCAACAGCATTCTTGAATGTACCAGTTCCTAAGGTACTATTATTAGCCGGTGTAGATCGGTTAGATCGAGAACTTACCGTTGGTCAGATGCAAG gtAAGTTTCAGATGCAAGTATTACCAGCATGCGGGCACGCAGTACACGAAGACGTTCCAGATAAAGTAGCAGAGGCAATTGCTACTTTTATGGTTAGACATAAATTTGCGGAACCAGCATCAGACTTTCCAAG gaCACTCGTTCTTACCGGTTCCCATTCGTTAAGGTGA
- the LOC117600960 gene encoding protein phosphatase methylesterase 1 isoform X1 has product MSSLQKSVLKSKLPPSGVNYGVSTSRVSKSKGFQRKRDYDPVQWCPYFDESEDVKIGNNTFHVYTKGTEGPTLVLLHGGGYSALTWAEFTKSIMTMVVCKVMAIDLRGHGDTYTTNEEDLSGDTLAEDVAAVIQATLENTPVILVGHSMGGAVAVRAAPLITNLSGLGVIDVVEGTAMDALASMQSFLRSRPSSFSSISQAIEWCVRSGQIRNVQSAKVSVPGQIKNIETNKLATHDIDSLSQSSYECDCEPTIPREDIIQEEEPVNMPPPLPPTTATATRKYVWRIDLSKTEQYWFGWFKGLSTAFLNVPVPKVLLLAGVDRLDRELTVGQMQGKFQMQVLPACGHAVHEDVPDKVAEAIATFMVRHKFAEPASDFPRTLVLTGSHSLR; this is encoded by the exons ATGTCTTCCCTCCAAAAGTCggttttaaaatcaaaattaccaCCATCAGGTGTAAACTATGGAGTCAGCACTAG TAGGGTTAGTAAATCCAAAGGCTTTCAACGTAAAAGAGATTACGATCCAGTCCAATGGTGTCCATACTTTGATGAATCCGAAGATGTGAAAATAGGGAATAATACATTTCATGTTTATACTAAGGGAACTGAAGGACCTACATTAGTATTACTACATGGAGGTGGATACAGTGCATTAACATGGGCAGAATTTACT AAATCAATCATGACTATGGTAGTCTGTAAAGTTATGGCAATTGATCTTAGAGGCCATGGAGATACATATACAACAAATGAAGAAGATTTGTCTGGAGATACTTTAGCAGA GGATGTTGCAGCAGTTATACAAGCAACATTAGAGAACACTCCTGTAATTCTAGTGGGTCATAGTATGGGTGGTGCAGTAGCTGTTAGGGCTGCACCTTTAATTACCAATCTCTCTGGATTAGGTGTTATTGATGTGGTTGAAGGAACAGCAATGGATGCATTAGCATCTATGCAAAGTTTTCTCAGATCTCGTCCATCCAGTTTTAGTTCTATTTCACAGGCAATTGAGTGGTG CGTGCGAAGTGGCCAGATCCGCAACGTACAATCAGCTAAGGTGTCAGTTCCTGGACAAATCAAAAA CATCGAAACCAACAAATTAGCTACTCATGACATTGATTCTCTGTCGCAATCATCGTACGAATGTGATTGCGAGCCTACGATTCCGCGTGAAGATATCATTCAAGAAGAAGAACCTGTTAATATGCCACCACCGCTTCCACCTACCACTGCAACTGCTACTAGAAAGTATGTTTGGAGGATAGATCTGTCTAAAACTGAACAGTATTGGTTTGGGTGGTTTAAGGGTTTATCAACAGCATTCTTGAATGTACCAGTTCCTAAGGTACTATTATTAGCCGGTGTAGATCGGTTAGATCGAGAACTTACCGTTGGTCAGATGCAAG gtAAGTTTCAGATGCAAGTATTACCAGCATGCGGGCACGCAGTACACGAAGACGTTCCAGATAAAGTAGCAGAGGCAATTGCTACTTTTATGGTTAGACATAAATTTGCGGAACCAGCATCAGACTTTCCAAG gaCACTCGTTCTTACCGGTTCCCATTCGTTAAGGTGA
- the LOC117600960 gene encoding protein phosphatase methylesterase 1 isoform X4: MSSLQKSVLKSKLPPSGVNYGVSTRVSKSKGFQRKRDYDPVQWCPYFDESEDVKIGNNTFHVYTKGTEGPTLVLLHGGGYSALTWAEFTKSIMTMVVCKVMAIDLRGHGDTYTTNEEDLSGDTLAEDVAAVIQATLENTPVILVGHSMGGAVAVRAAPLITNLSGLGVIDVVEGTAMDALASMQSFLRSRPSSFSSISQAIEWCVRSGQIRNVQSAKVSVPGQIKNIETNKLATHDIDSLSQSSYECDCEPTIPREDIIQEEEPVNMPPPLPPTTATATRKYVWRIDLSKTEQYWFGWFKGLSTAFLNVPVPKVLLLAGVDRLDRELTVGQMQGKFQMQVLPACGHAVHEDVPDKVAEAIATFMVRHKFAEPASDFPRTFPAC; the protein is encoded by the exons ATGTCTTCCCTCCAAAAGTCggttttaaaatcaaaattaccaCCATCAGGTGTAAACTATGGAGTCAGCACTAG GGTTAGTAAATCCAAAGGCTTTCAACGTAAAAGAGATTACGATCCAGTCCAATGGTGTCCATACTTTGATGAATCCGAAGATGTGAAAATAGGGAATAATACATTTCATGTTTATACTAAGGGAACTGAAGGACCTACATTAGTATTACTACATGGAGGTGGATACAGTGCATTAACATGGGCAGAATTTACT AAATCAATCATGACTATGGTAGTCTGTAAAGTTATGGCAATTGATCTTAGAGGCCATGGAGATACATATACAACAAATGAAGAAGATTTGTCTGGAGATACTTTAGCAGA GGATGTTGCAGCAGTTATACAAGCAACATTAGAGAACACTCCTGTAATTCTAGTGGGTCATAGTATGGGTGGTGCAGTAGCTGTTAGGGCTGCACCTTTAATTACCAATCTCTCTGGATTAGGTGTTATTGATGTGGTTGAAGGAACAGCAATGGATGCATTAGCATCTATGCAAAGTTTTCTCAGATCTCGTCCATCCAGTTTTAGTTCTATTTCACAGGCAATTGAGTGGTG CGTGCGAAGTGGCCAGATCCGCAACGTACAATCAGCTAAGGTGTCAGTTCCTGGACAAATCAAAAA CATCGAAACCAACAAATTAGCTACTCATGACATTGATTCTCTGTCGCAATCATCGTACGAATGTGATTGCGAGCCTACGATTCCGCGTGAAGATATCATTCAAGAAGAAGAACCTGTTAATATGCCACCACCGCTTCCACCTACCACTGCAACTGCTACTAGAAAGTATGTTTGGAGGATAGATCTGTCTAAAACTGAACAGTATTGGTTTGGGTGGTTTAAGGGTTTATCAACAGCATTCTTGAATGTACCAGTTCCTAAGGTACTATTATTAGCCGGTGTAGATCGGTTAGATCGAGAACTTACCGTTGGTCAGATGCAAG gtAAGTTTCAGATGCAAGTATTACCAGCATGCGGGCACGCAGTACACGAAGACGTTCCAGATAAAGTAGCAGAGGCAATTGCTACTTTTATGGTTAGACATAAATTTGCGGAACCAGCATCAGACTTTCCAAG AACTTTCCCTGCATGTTAG
- the LOC117600960 gene encoding protein phosphatase methylesterase 1 isoform X3, translating into MSSLQKSVLKSKLPPSGVNYGVSTSRVSKSKGFQRKRDYDPVQWCPYFDESEDVKIGNNTFHVYTKGTEGPTLVLLHGGGYSALTWAEFTKSIMTMVVCKVMAIDLRGHGDTYTTNEEDLSGDTLAEDVAAVIQATLENTPVILVGHSMGGAVAVRAAPLITNLSGLGVIDVVEGTAMDALASMQSFLRSRPSSFSSISQAIEWCVRSGQIRNVQSAKVSVPGQIKNIETNKLATHDIDSLSQSSYECDCEPTIPREDIIQEEEPVNMPPPLPPTTATATRKYVWRIDLSKTEQYWFGWFKGLSTAFLNVPVPKVLLLAGVDRLDRELTVGQMQGKFQMQVLPACGHAVHEDVPDKVAEAIATFMVRHKFAEPASDFPRTFPAC; encoded by the exons ATGTCTTCCCTCCAAAAGTCggttttaaaatcaaaattaccaCCATCAGGTGTAAACTATGGAGTCAGCACTAG TAGGGTTAGTAAATCCAAAGGCTTTCAACGTAAAAGAGATTACGATCCAGTCCAATGGTGTCCATACTTTGATGAATCCGAAGATGTGAAAATAGGGAATAATACATTTCATGTTTATACTAAGGGAACTGAAGGACCTACATTAGTATTACTACATGGAGGTGGATACAGTGCATTAACATGGGCAGAATTTACT AAATCAATCATGACTATGGTAGTCTGTAAAGTTATGGCAATTGATCTTAGAGGCCATGGAGATACATATACAACAAATGAAGAAGATTTGTCTGGAGATACTTTAGCAGA GGATGTTGCAGCAGTTATACAAGCAACATTAGAGAACACTCCTGTAATTCTAGTGGGTCATAGTATGGGTGGTGCAGTAGCTGTTAGGGCTGCACCTTTAATTACCAATCTCTCTGGATTAGGTGTTATTGATGTGGTTGAAGGAACAGCAATGGATGCATTAGCATCTATGCAAAGTTTTCTCAGATCTCGTCCATCCAGTTTTAGTTCTATTTCACAGGCAATTGAGTGGTG CGTGCGAAGTGGCCAGATCCGCAACGTACAATCAGCTAAGGTGTCAGTTCCTGGACAAATCAAAAA CATCGAAACCAACAAATTAGCTACTCATGACATTGATTCTCTGTCGCAATCATCGTACGAATGTGATTGCGAGCCTACGATTCCGCGTGAAGATATCATTCAAGAAGAAGAACCTGTTAATATGCCACCACCGCTTCCACCTACCACTGCAACTGCTACTAGAAAGTATGTTTGGAGGATAGATCTGTCTAAAACTGAACAGTATTGGTTTGGGTGGTTTAAGGGTTTATCAACAGCATTCTTGAATGTACCAGTTCCTAAGGTACTATTATTAGCCGGTGTAGATCGGTTAGATCGAGAACTTACCGTTGGTCAGATGCAAG gtAAGTTTCAGATGCAAGTATTACCAGCATGCGGGCACGCAGTACACGAAGACGTTCCAGATAAAGTAGCAGAGGCAATTGCTACTTTTATGGTTAGACATAAATTTGCGGAACCAGCATCAGACTTTCCAAG AACTTTCCCTGCATGTTAG